A window of the Scandinavium goeteborgense genome harbors these coding sequences:
- the csiE gene encoding stationary phase inducible protein CsiE, protein MMTVLEPPSVLSSPQRRCQILLMLYLPGQSVTPEAIRRVNNVDDAVARQDIAEICHVIQRYHRLNIVTLADGSYRIEGTTLDQRLCLIHWLRRALRLCPGFIHGQFTPSLKTQLKQSGISRILYDDTNLRALVNRCGQNLQRQFDSRDAAFLSLYLKYCLLQQQPQQSPVFNDGQRKWAQASAEYQVAAEIARHWQRRTLKNAHPDEHLFLAMLFMMLKVPDPKRDHHTQEVRLYRSINQLIDRFQQLSGRQFSDRRGLRDQLYVHLAQAINRCLYGVGIDNSLPEEVQRLYPRLMRTTQQALTEFEAHYALRISDEEMGLIAVIFGAWLMQESDLQEKQVVLLTGDNPQLEQEIEQQLRELTLLPLNIKYQTLHAFEKDGAPKGVALIVTPYTLALPLFSPPLIHAGEPLSERQRQHICQMLEAPG, encoded by the coding sequence ATGATGACCGTGCTTGAACCGCCATCTGTGCTTTCCAGTCCACAGCGCCGCTGCCAGATCCTGCTGATGCTGTATCTGCCAGGGCAGTCCGTGACGCCGGAGGCGATACGCCGGGTGAACAACGTTGATGACGCTGTCGCCCGCCAGGATATCGCCGAAATATGTCACGTCATCCAGCGCTATCACCGACTCAACATCGTGACGCTTGCAGACGGCAGCTACCGGATTGAAGGCACCACACTTGACCAGCGCTTATGCCTGATCCACTGGCTGCGCCGTGCCCTGCGGCTGTGCCCAGGGTTTATTCACGGGCAGTTTACCCCATCGCTCAAAACGCAGCTTAAACAATCGGGTATCTCGCGGATCCTGTATGACGATACCAACCTTCGGGCGCTGGTCAATCGCTGCGGGCAAAATCTGCAGCGCCAGTTCGACAGCCGCGATGCCGCCTTTCTCAGCCTGTATCTGAAATATTGCCTGCTGCAACAGCAGCCGCAGCAGTCCCCGGTGTTTAACGACGGGCAGCGCAAATGGGCGCAGGCCAGCGCTGAGTATCAGGTGGCGGCGGAAATTGCCCGCCACTGGCAGCGCCGGACCCTGAAGAATGCCCATCCTGATGAGCACCTGTTTCTCGCCATGCTGTTTATGATGCTGAAAGTGCCGGACCCGAAACGTGACCATCACACTCAGGAAGTTCGGCTCTATCGCAGTATTAACCAGCTGATTGACCGCTTCCAGCAGCTTTCCGGGCGACAGTTCAGCGACCGTCGCGGGCTGCGCGACCAGCTGTATGTGCATCTGGCGCAGGCGATTAACCGCTGCCTGTACGGCGTCGGGATTGATAACAGCCTGCCGGAAGAGGTGCAGCGCCTTTATCCGCGCCTGATGCGCACCACTCAACAGGCGCTGACCGAGTTTGAAGCGCACTACGCGTTGCGTATTTCTGATGAGGAGATGGGCCTGATTGCGGTGATTTTTGGGGCGTGGCTGATGCAGGAAAGTGACCTGCAAGAAAAACAGGTGGTGCTGCTGACCGGAGACAACCCGCAGCTTGAACAGGAAATCGAGCAGCAGCTGCGCGAACTGACGTTGCTGCCGCTGAACATCAAATACCAGACGCTGCACGCTTTCGAGAAAGATGGCGCCCCGAAAGGCGTGGCGCTGATCGTCACACCCTATACGCTCGCCCTGCCGCTGTTTTCCCCGCCGCTGATACACGCTGGAGAGCCGCTCAGCGAGCGGCAGCGGCAGCATATTTGTCAGATGCTGGAAGCACCAGGCTGA
- a CDS encoding 3-phenylpropionate MFS transporter translates to MVLHSTRWLALSYFTYFFSYGIFLPFWSVWLAGTGLTPETIGLLLGAGLVARFLGSLLIAPRVSDPSRLIRALRILALLSLLFVLAFWAGTKVAWLMAMMVGFNLFFSPLVPLTDALANTWQKQITMDYGRVRLWGSIAFVIGSALTGKLVSLFDYHAILALLSIGIASMLIGMMITPSIQPQGEIRHHEESAGWPAWRSLVSQSWRFLACVCLLQGAHAAYYGFSAIYWQGAGYSASAVGYLWSLGVVAEVVLFAVSKKVFRRFGARDLLLLSAFCGLIRWGIMGWTTELPWLIVAQILHCGTFTVCHLAAMRYISARQGSEVIRLQAVYSAVAMGGSIAIMTVFAGFLYQHLHQGVFWVMALLAIPAMFIRPKVTAQPGASSI, encoded by the coding sequence ATGGTCTTGCATTCCACGCGCTGGCTGGCGCTCAGTTATTTTACCTACTTTTTTAGCTACGGCATTTTCTTACCTTTCTGGAGCGTATGGCTGGCTGGAACGGGCCTGACGCCGGAAACCATCGGCTTGCTGCTCGGTGCGGGTCTGGTGGCGCGCTTCCTCGGCAGCCTGCTGATTGCGCCTCGGGTCAGCGACCCGTCACGGTTAATCCGCGCGTTACGCATTCTGGCGTTGCTGTCGCTGTTGTTCGTGCTCGCCTTCTGGGCGGGCACCAAAGTGGCGTGGCTGATGGCGATGATGGTGGGCTTCAACCTGTTCTTCTCGCCGCTGGTTCCGCTGACGGATGCGCTGGCCAACACCTGGCAAAAGCAGATAACCATGGACTACGGTCGCGTGCGTCTGTGGGGATCGATTGCCTTCGTGATTGGCTCGGCGTTGACCGGCAAACTAGTGAGCTTGTTCGACTATCACGCGATCCTGGCGCTGCTCAGTATCGGCATTGCCTCCATGCTGATAGGCATGATGATCACCCCGTCGATTCAGCCGCAGGGTGAAATCCGGCATCATGAGGAAAGCGCAGGCTGGCCCGCGTGGCGATCTCTGGTGTCGCAAAGCTGGCGTTTTCTGGCCTGCGTGTGTCTGTTACAGGGTGCGCATGCGGCGTATTACGGCTTCAGCGCCATTTACTGGCAGGGGGCGGGGTATTCCGCCTCGGCAGTGGGCTATTTGTGGTCACTGGGCGTTGTGGCGGAAGTGGTGCTTTTCGCGGTCAGCAAGAAAGTGTTCCGCCGTTTCGGCGCAAGGGATTTACTGCTGCTTTCGGCATTCTGCGGGTTGATCCGCTGGGGCATCATGGGCTGGACGACGGAATTGCCGTGGCTCATCGTTGCGCAAATCCTGCACTGTGGCACCTTCACCGTTTGTCATCTGGCCGCGATGCGCTACATTTCCGCCCGTCAGGGTAGCGAAGTGATTCGTCTGCAGGCGGTCTATTCCGCCGTCGCGATGGGCGGCAGTATCGCCATCATGACCGTCTTCGCCGGATTCCTGTATCAGCATCTGCACCAGGGCGTGTTCTGGGTGATGGCGCTGCTGGCGATCCCCGCGATGTTTATCCGACCGAAAGTGACCGCTCAGCCTGGTGCTTCCAGCATCTGA